The proteins below are encoded in one region of Mangifera indica cultivar Alphonso chromosome 7, CATAS_Mindica_2.1, whole genome shotgun sequence:
- the LOC123221703 gene encoding monothiol glutaredoxin-S10, which produces MDCIAKLASQKAVVIFSKSSCCMCHAIKRLFYDQGVSPAIYELDEDSRGKEMEWALMRLGCNPSVPAVFIGGKFVGSANTVMTLQLNGSLKKQLKDAGALWL; this is translated from the coding sequence ATGGATTGCATTGCAAAATTGGCATCACAGAAGGCAGTGGTGATATTCAGCAAGAGCTCTTGCTGCATGTGCCATGCAATCAAGAGACTGTTTTACGATCAAGGGGTAAGCCCTGCGATTTATGAACTTGATGAGGACAGTCGAGGGAAGGAAATGGAGTGGGCTCTCATGAGGTTAGGGTGCAACCCTTCAGTCCCAGCTGTGTTCATTGGGGGAAAATTTGTAGGCTCCGCTAACACAGTCATGACCCTTCAGCTTAATGGCTCCTTGAAGAAACAGCTCAAAGATGCCGGTGCTTTGTGGCTTTAG
- the LOC123221923 gene encoding probable serine/threonine-protein phosphatase 2A regulatory subunit B'' subunit TON2, producing MYSGSSDGESHEAAQRKIPPASSMPWVRNLRRFIGSGAGLGSEALMELETKRILLDIFREKQQKSAEAGTIPSFYKKKPEEGSISHRVQRLAKYRFLKKQSDLLLNADDLDAMWVCLRENCVIDDATGAEKMNYEDFCHIASVCTEQIGPKCRRFFSPSNFMKFEKDESGRIAILPFYLYVMRTVSLTQARIDMSELDEDSDGFLQPHEMEAYIRGLIPSLAQLRDMPASFVQMYCRIAAHKFFFFCDPHRRGKACIKKVLLSNCLQELMELHQESEEEVTDTEQAENWFSLTSAQRICDMYLSLDKDMNGTLSKQNLREYADGTLTEIFIERVFDEHVRRGKSSGVNSREMDFESFLDFVLALENKDTPEGLTYLFRCLDLQGRGYLTTADIHTLFRDVHQKWIEGGNYELCIEDVRDEIWDMVKPADPLKITLADLLGCKQGGTVASMLIDVRGFWAHDNRENLLQEDEEPEEE from the exons ATGTACAGTGGGTCCAGCGATGGCGAGAGCCACGAGGCTGCGCAAAGGAAGATCCCGCCTGCTTCGTCCATGCCTTGGGTCCGTAATCTGCGCCGGTTCATTGGATCTGGAGCTGGACTCGGATCCGAAGCACTAATGG AGCTTGAGACAAAGAGAATATTGCTTGATATATTTAGagagaaacaacaaaaaagtgCTGAAGCTGGTACAATACCTAGTTTTTACAAGAAG AAACCTGAAGAAGGATCGATCAGTCACAGGGTCCAAAGACTGGCAAAGTACCGATTCTTAAAG AAACAATCAGATCTTTTGCTAAACGCTGATGATCTTGATGCAATGTGGGTTTGCTTGAGGGAAAACTGTGTGATTGATGATGCCACTGGTGCAGAAAAG ATGAATTATGAAGATTTTTGCCACATTGCCTCTGTATGTACTGAGCAAATAGGCCCTAAGTGTCGGCGCTTTTTCAGCCCATCAAATTTTATGAAGTTCGAGAAAGATGAGTCTGGAAGAATTGCCATTTTGCCATTTTATCTTTATGTGATGCGTACG GTTTCACTTACACAGGCTAGAATTGATATGAGTGAGCTTGATGAAGATTCTGATGGTTTCCTTCAACCTCAT GAAATGGAGGCCTATATACGAGGTCTGATTCCTAGTCTGGCACAGCTACGGGATATGCCTGCAAGCTTTGTTCAAATGTATTGTCGGATAGCAGCACAcaagttcttcttcttctgtgaTCCTCATAGACGAG GAAAGGCCTGCATAAAGAAAGTTTTACTCAGTAACTGTCTCCAGGAACTAATGGAACTCCACCAg GAAAGTGAGGAAGAAGTCACTGATACAGAACAAGCTGAAAATTGGTTTTCTTTGACATCTGCACAGCGCATATGTG ACATGTATCTTTCCCTTGATAAAGATATGAATGGAACATTGAGCAAGCAGAATCTTCGAGAATATGCAGATGGGACACTGACAGAAATATTCATTGAAAGAG TATTTGATGAACATGTCCGTCGTGGAAAAAGTAGTGGAGTAAATTCTAGGGAGATGGATTTTGAAAGTTTCCTTGACTTTGTCTTGGCCCTAGAAAACAAAGACACTCCAGAAGGGCTAACATACTTGTTTCGCTGTCTTGATCTGCAAGGACGTGGGTACCTTACAACAGCTGATATACACACCCTTTTCAG AGATGTGCACCAGAAATGGATTGAGGGTGGAAACTATGAATTATGTATTGAGGATGTAAGGGATGAGATCTGGGATATGGTTAAACCTGCTGACCCATTAAAGATTACACTGGCCGATCTGCTAGGCTGTAAACAAGGTGGGACAGTAGCCAGCATGCTCATAGATGTGCGTGGTTTTTGGGCCCATGACAACAGAGAAAATCTTCTCCAAGAAGACGAAGAACCagaagaagaatga
- the LOC123221924 gene encoding E3 ubiquitin-protein ligase Topors translates to MDSSFSRRSDCYRTDKEKSHLQKFVSRVLSPAIRGQNCPICLNPLADRRAAVLTDCSHAYCLNCISKWSSLKRSCPLCNAPFHSWFYKINLSTRNFLQQRLLPLYKGKTVTSQTHFRSRDEFIGGRQGARQLPWRRSFGRPGTVPDHAIANRKLQWRSSVYNQRLQAVPLSPRKCIHQNVVVNKFVKERMLQRIEPWIQRELTAILGDPDPSIIVHVASSLYIGSLEGKLNPPSRLLGVKHDFLAPLQRFLHNQTAMFWHELRCFAESSFTMETYDLVVEYKELA, encoded by the exons ATGGACTCGTCTTTTTCTCGAAGATCAGATTGCTACCGCACAGACAAAGAGAAGAGCCACCTCCAGAAGTTCGTATCGAGAGTACTTTCACCAGCAATTCGGGGGCAAAATTGTCCAATATGTTTAAACCCTCTCGCCGATCGCAGAGCTGCGGTGCTTACAGATTGTAGCCACGCTTACTGTTTGAATTGCATCAGCAAGTGGAGCAGTTTGAAGCGGAGCTGCCCTCTCTGCAACGCGCCGTTTCATTCCTGGTTCTACAAAATCAACCTCTCCACTCGAAACTTCCTCCAACAGCGATTACTGCCTCTTTACAAGGGCAAAACTGTCACTTCTCAAACTCACTTCAGATCAAGGGATGAATTTATCGGCGGTAGGCAAGGAGCTAGACAATTGCCATGGAGACGATCGTTTGGACGGCCAGGAACGGTGCCTGACCACGCCATCGCTAATAGAAAACTTCAATGGCGTTCCAG CGTGTATAACCAACGCTTGCAAGCTGTGCCTTTGTCTCCTAGGAAATGCATTCACCAG aatGTTGTAGTGAataaatttgtgaaagaaaGAATGCTGCAGAGAATAGAACCTTGGATCCAAAGGGAGCTCACTGCTATCCTTGGAGACCCAGATCCATCCATTATTGTTCATGTGGCCTCCTCACTTTATATTGGAAGCCTAGAAGGAAAGCTTAATCCTCCTTCAAGACTGCTTGGTGTTAAACACGACTTTTTAGCACCCTTGCAACGTTTTTTGCACAACCAGACTGCCATGTTCTGGCATGAATTGag ATGTTTTGCAGAGAGTTCATTTACAATGGAAACATATGATTTAGTGGTTGAATATAAAGAGTTGGCTTAA
- the LOC123221922 gene encoding anaphase-promoting complex subunit 7 codes for MDISKDQITTLLDHGLFDSAQMLGCFLVSSSAVNGEASPQLKAENLILLGDALFRDREFRRAIHVYKQALQYYKTVPKQNSTSSRSPLPSSNRSSSPNSVNISAINENEVKYKIASCYFALSEGKAALVELEGIPIKARNLQMSLLMAKVYRNSRHNRGAVTCYKECLRHSPYVLEAITALAELGASAKEIISSFVQTPNRSSKPPFDHTDSSRWLQRYVEAQCCIASNDYKGGLELFVELLQRFPNNTHLLLEIAKVEAIIGKNDEAIINFEKVRSIDPYIIAYMDEYAMLLKMKCDYAKLSKLVHDLLTIDPSRPEVFVALSVLWEGKDERAALSYAEKSIRIDERHIPGYIMKGNLLLSMKRPEAAVIAFRGAQELRPDLRSYQGLVHSYLAFSKVKEALYAAREAMKAMPQSAKALKLVGDVHASNASGREKAKRFYESALRLEPGYLGAALALAELHVIEGRNGDAVSLLERYLKDWADDSLHVKLAQVFAATNMLEEALSHYEAALRINPQNEAAKKGLERLEKQMKGVDPDAPEEDEENEVEDADGDQEETELL; via the exons ATGGACATCTCCAAGGACCAAATCACCACTCTTCTTGATCATGGCCTCTTCGACTCTGCTCAAATGCTC GGTTGTTTTCTCGTTTCATCATCGGCTGTAAATGGCGAAGCCAGTCCACAACTGAAGGCGGAAAATCTA aTTCTTCTTGGTGATGCGTTATTTCGCGATAGAGAGTTTCGCAGAGCAATT CATGTTTACAAGCAAGCCTTGCAATATTACAAGACTGTTCCCAAACAAAACTCAACAAGTTCTAGAAGTCCTTTGCCCTCATCAAACAGATCTTCTTCTCCAAATTCTGTCAACATTTCAGCAATTAATGAAAATGAG GTGAAGTATAAGATTGCATCATGTTATTTTGCTCTGAGTGAGGGTAAAGCAGCTCTTGTTGAG CTAGAGGGAATTCCAATCAAAGCAAGAAACTTGCAGATGAGTCTATTAATGGCAAAGGTTTACCGGAATTCTAGACATAACCGTGGGGCTGTGACTTGTTATAAAGAGTGTTTAAG GCACTCCCCTTATGTCCTTGAGGCAATCACAGCTTTGGCGGAGTTAGGAGCTTCGGCAAAGGAAATCATTTCATCGTTTGTTCAG ACTCCTAATAGAAGTTCAAAGCCTCCATTTGATCATACTGACTCAAGTCGCTGGCTGCAA CGTTATGTTGAAGCACAGTGTTGTATTGCATCTAATGACTACAAAG GTGGTTTGGAACTCTTTGTCGAGCTTTTACAACGTTTTCCTAATAACACACACTTATTACTTGAAATTGCAAAG GTTGAAGCAATTATTGGAAAGAATGATGAGgccataataaattttgaaaag GTTCGATCAATTGATCCTTATATCATAGCGTACATGGATGAGTATGCAATGCTTCTAAAGATGAAGTGTGATTATGCAAAGCTAAGCAAATTAGTGCATGATTTGCTGACTATTGATCCTTCAAGGCCAGAAGTTTTTGTGGCCTTGTCTGTGCTGTGGGAAGGGAAAGATGAGAGAGCAGCACTATCTTATGCTGAAAAG AGTATCCGAATTGATGAGAGGCACATACCAGGTTATATAATGAAG GGTAATCTGCTTTTATCTATGAAGCGACCAGAAGCAGCTGTAATTGCCTTCAGAGGAGCTCAAGAATTGAGACCTGATCTTCGCTCTTATCAAG GTTTGGTCCATTCTTATTTGGCATTCTCAAAAGTCAAGGAGGCTCTTTATGCTGCCAGGGAGGCAATGAAGGCAATGCCTCAATCTGCAAAGGCTTTAAAATTAGTTGGGGATGTACATGCAAGTAATGCTAGTGGCCGAGAGAAG GCAAAAAGATTCTATGAATCTGCACTCAGACTGGAACCTGGTTACCTGGGAGCTGCTTTAGCTTTGGCTGAGCTCCACGTCATTGAGGGCCGAAATGGAGACGCTGTATCTCTGCTTGAGAGATATCTCAAAGATTGGGCTGATGACTCCCTTCATGTCAAGCTGGCTCAAGTATTTGCTGCCACAAATATGCTGGAAGAGGCTTTATCACATTATGAGGCTGCTTTGAG AATAAACCCACAGAATGAAGCTGCAAAAAAAGGGTTAGAGCGCTTGGAGAAGCAGATGAAG GGAGTGGATCCTGATGCTCCtgaggaagatgaagagaacGAGGTTGAGGATGCTGATGGAGATCAGGAAGAGACTGAGCTTTTGTGA
- the LOC123221651 gene encoding monothiol glutaredoxin-S7-like gives MDKVTRMTSERPLVIFSRSTCCMCHTIKTLFSDFGVNPAVHELDEIPAGREIEQALSRLGCSPTVPAVFIGGELVGGANQVMSLHLNRTLIPMLKRVGALWV, from the coding sequence ATGGATAAGGTGACAAGAATGACATCTGAGAGGCCGCTGGTGATCTTCAGCAGGAGCACTTGCTGCATGTGCCACACCATCAAGACTCTCTTTAGTGATTTTGGGGTGAACCCCGCCGTCCATGAGCTGGATGAGATCCCGGCTGGACGTGAGATTGAGCAGGCTCTGTCGAGGCTAGGGTGCAGCCCTACAGTGCCAGCCGTGTTCATTGGTGGTGAGCTGGTGGGTGGAGCCAATCAGGTCATGAGTCTTCATCTTAATCGGACCTTGATACCAATGCTTAAACGAGTTGGAGCATTATGGGTTTGA
- the LOC123220447 gene encoding probable serine/threonine-protein kinase PBL15 translates to MSKSIATIVGGATGALVLMAIFVGLVWFCKSQSKNSSNKNSETGSSDPSAFVEWNREAGPSSARDQPQFGPDGATHFTMAELGQATRHFSESSLIGHGSFGPIYKGLLRDTVVAIKRRPGPPRQEFVREVNYLSEIRHRNLVTLLGYCQEGGSQMLVFEYLPNGNMCNHLYDTGRESSTKLEFKQRLCIALGAAKGLCHLHSLRPPLLHKNFKMANVLVDENFIAKVADAGVSTLLEKIQEAAPSHMTDVNVFRDPELEEPGAFMETSDVYSFGVFLSELVTGHEASHIASLGSYEAIIEWVRSRLSLNDFVDGRLVGTFTTDGMRDLIRLTLQCMSSPGRKRPRMEKVMFELQRIHEKEMALTTVMGEGTATITLGSELFTSK, encoded by the exons ATGTCGAAATCGATTGCAACTATAGTTGGAGGTGCTACAGGAGCACTTGTTTTAATGGCAATATTCGTCGGACTTGTGTGGTTCTGCAAGTCACAGTCtaaaaattcttcaaacaaGAATTCAGAGACGGGCTCCTCAGATCCATCTGCATTTG TTGAGTGGAATAGAGAGGCAGGACCCAGTTCAGCCAGAGACCAGCCTCAATTTGGACCTGATGGAGCAACGCATTTCACAATGGCAGAGTTGGGGCAAGCCACCAGGCACTTCAGTGAAAGTAGTCTCATTGGCCATGGAAGCTTCGGGCCAATATATAAGGGCTTGCTTCGTGACACTGTGGTTGCCATCAAAAGGCGCCCTGGTCCTCCTCGACAAGAATTTGTTAGAGAG GTTAATTACTTGTCAGAGATTCGGCACCGGAATTTGGTTACTCTTCTCGGTTATTGTCAGGAGGGTGGATCTCAAATGTTGGTATTTGAATATTTACCAAATGGCAACATGTGCAATCATTTATATG ATACTGGTCGAGAGTCATCTACTAAACTGGAGTTCAAACAGAGGTTATGCATAGCTCTGGGGGCTGCTAAAG GTTTATGCCATTTGCATAGTCTAAGACCTCCCTTGCTGCACAAGAACTTTAAAATGGCGAATGTATTGGTTGATGAGAACTTCATTGCTAAAGTTGCTGATGCTGGAGTCTCAACACTACTAGAAAAAATACAAGAAGCAGCTCCATCCCACATGACTGATGTCAATGTTTTCAGAGATCCAGA GCTAGAAGAACCAGGAGCCTTCATGGAAACGAGTGACGTTTACAGCTTTGGGGTGTTTCTTTCTGAGCTTGTAACCGGACATGAGGCTTCTCATATAGCCTCCTTAGGATCTTATGAAGCCATAATTGAATGG GTCCGATCAAGATTGAGTTTAAATGATTTTGTGGACGGCCGACTGGTGGGAACTTTCACAACGGATGGAATGAGGGACTTGATCAGGTTGACTCTTCAATGCATGAGCTCTCCTGGAAGAAAAAGACCCAGAATGGAAAAGGTCATGTTTGAGCTTCAACGGATTCATGAGAAAGAAATGGCACTAACAACAGTAATGGGCGAGGGAACTGCAACAATAACTCTAGGAAGTGAGCTATTTACTTCAAAATGA
- the LOC123219990 gene encoding acyl-CoA-binding domain-containing protein 6, producing MFGFSRRRMKLGRVKKVQLSDSAQGIKSPIRPPKRNNNPDGECAAPTNSHSDERDCQCSSAVPETSSGTSGNSENWMVLSIAGEKPAPRFNHAAAVIGNKMIVVGGESGNGLLDDVQVLNFDRFTWTAASSKLYLSPNSLPLKIPACRGHSLVSWGKKVLLVGGKTDSGSDRVSVWTFDTETECWSLMDAKGDIPVARSGHTVVRGTSVLILFGGEDSKRRKLNDLHMFDLKSLTWLPLHYKGTGPCARANHVAALYDDKTLLIFGGSSKSKTLDDLYSLDFDSMIWTRIKIRGFHPSPRAGCCGVLCGTKWYIAGGGSRKKRHAETLIFDILKVEWSLAITSHPSSVTGNKGFSLVLVQHKEKDFLVAFGGSKKEPSNQVEVLSIEKNELSMGHRFTPIGKGPGQLLSEKRSSSVAMATQLNNGSSQRSVDSVARQNLASAIEQHGSGRKSLSESSLVDANTISGNVSLGKQFQNEEEYSTAVKPAKSLEDETSFSQANEHRINQSDLGTQANIGGGKVNTDEVLSFYAENLNIQAVGNFPAENDDVIYAHNDSKSGALSGPSSIYQFYEAKMATLIRKNGILEGQLAAALSNREAAEKNLSSVLRSRQELEKKLVDTMKEMELLKGKVAGLELAQEEANSLSNIVHSDNVRLEHDVAFLKAVLDDTQKELHSTRGVLAGERARAFQLQVEVFHLKQRLQSLENRAPTPRKPFNV from the exons ATGTTCGGTTTCTCTCGAAGACGCATGAAGCTTGGAAG AGTGAAGAAGGTTCAGCTATCAGACTCTGCTCAGGGAATTAAGAGTCCTATAAGGCCTCCAAAACGAAATAACAATCCCGAT GGTGAATGCGCTGCTCCTACAAATAGTCATTCTGATGAACGCGATTGCCAGTGTTCATCTGCTGTGCCCGAAACTAGTAGTGGCACATCTGGAAACTCTGAGAATTGGATGGTTTTGTCAATTGCTGGGGAAAAACCTGCCCCCCGTTTTAAT CATGCAGCGGCTGTAATTGGTAACAAGATGATAGTGGTTGGTGGTGAGTCAGGGAACGGATTGTTGGATGATGTACAG GTGCTTAATTTTGACAGATTTACCTGGACGGCAGCTTCATCAAAACTCTACTTGTCACCAAACAGTTTGCCACTAAAGATTCCTGCATGCAGGGGACATAGTCTG GTCTCTTGGGGAAAGAAGGTGCTCCTAGTTGGAGGAAAAACTGACTCTGGGAGTGACAGAGTTTCAG TTTGGACATTTGACACAGAGACAGAGTGTTGGTCTCTGATGGATGCAAAGGGAGACATACCG GTTGCTCGCAGTGGACACACTGTGGTTAGGGGAACTTCTGTTTTAATCTTATTTGGTGGAGAAGATTCTAAGAGGAGAAAACTAAATGATCTGCATATGTTTGATCTAAAGTCTTTGACATGGCTTCCTCTTCATTACAA AGGAACAGGGCCATGTGCTAGAGCAAACCATGTGGCAGCACTTTATGATGACAAGACACTCCTTATATTTGGAGGATCATCAAAGTCCAAAACATTGGATGACTTGTATTCACTTGATTTTGACTCG atGATATGGACTAGAATAAAGATTCGAGGCTTCCATCCATCACCTAGAGCTGGATGCTGTGGGGTTCTATGTGGCACTAAATGGTATATAGCAGGGGGCGGAAGTAGGAAAAAAC GACATGCTGAGACTTTGATCTTTGATATTCTAAAAGTGGAGTGGTCTTTGGCCATTACATCTCATCCATCTTCTGTCACAGGCAACAAG GGATTTAGCCTAGTTCTTGTGCAGCACAAAGAAAAGGATTTTCTTGTTGCTTTTGGAGGATCCAAGAAGGAGCCATCAAATCAG GTTGAAGTACTGAGCATTGAAAAGAATGAATTATCTATGGGTCACCGATTCACACCAATTGGTAAAGGTCCAGGACAATTGCTATCGGAAAAACGCTCATCATCTGTGGCAATGGCAACTCAACTTAATAATGGGTCTTCCCAGCGTTCAGTTGACTCTGTTGCAAGGCAAAACCTAGCCTCTGCCATTGAACAACATGGTTCTGGTCGGAAATCTTTGTCAGAGTCTTCACTAGTTGATGCAAACACTATTTCTGGAAATGTCTCTCTTGGCAAGCAATTTCAAAATGAGGAAGAATACAGCACAGCTGTTAAGCCGGCAAAAAGTCTGGAGGATGAAACTTCTTTTTCTCAG GCAAATGAACACAGAATAAACCAATCTGATTTGGGAACCCAGGCTAATATTGGTGGAGGAAAAGTCAATACGGATGAAGTGCTTTCATTTTATgctgaaaatttaaatatccaagCCGTTGGAAACTTTCCTGCAGAGAATGATGATGTAATATACGCACACAATGACAGTAAATCAGGAGCATTATCAGGTCCTTCAAGCATATATCAGTTTTATGAGGCGAAGATGGCCACTCTGATAAGAAAGAATGGTATATTAGAAGGACAATTAGCAGCAGCATTGTCAAATCGAGAAGCTGCAGAGAAAAATTTGTCTTCTGTTCTGAGGAGCAGACAGGAGTTAGAGAAAAAATTGGTGGATACAATGAAGGAGATGGAGTTGCTGAAAGGAAAGGTTGCTGGTTTAGAATTAGCACAAGAAGAGGCGAACAGCTTGTCGAATATTGTCCACTCTGACAATGTAAGGCTTGAGCATGATGTGGCTTTTCTAAAGGCAGTTTTGGATGATACCCAGAAG GAGCTACACTCAACTAGAGGAGTCCTTGCAGGGGAGAGAGCAAGAGCATTCCAATTACAG GTTGAAGTTTTTCATCTAAAACAAAGATTACAATCTTTGGAGAACCGAGCACCTACTCCCAGGAAACCTTTCAACGTGTAA